The Phormidium sp. PBR-2020 DNA segment AGGGACATATGGGTGATGCAGGTATTTTGGCCAATCCAAACGGAGTAGAGTTCTCCATCATCTCCGGTGACTCGTCCTTCTTCGAGGCCATGGATGACTACGCCATCTTGGATGTTGGTGTTAGCACCAATATGGAAGGGTGAGCCTTCATCGGCGCGAATGGAGGTTCCCGGGGCAATGAGAACGTTGGCTTCTAGGCGGACATCTCCAATGAGGGTGGCGCGGGGGTGAACATAGTCAGAATGATGAATTTGAGGCGCTTCTAGGTCTTGATCCCAGGGCGTTGGGGGATTGGCTTGATGTCGAAACGGCATGAGATAGAAATTTCAGATTCTCGTAGATGGGAGTTATAGCAATAGCAGGGATGGATAGGACAGAAACTACGTAGGGGCAATCCCTTGTGGTTGCCCTTTTCCGGCAAAGATTGTCCTAAGCGAACCTTCACTTGCTATACAAGTTTTGGGGCTATTTTCATAGAATGAGAATCATTATCTCATGGTTGGGGTACAGGGGAGAAGAAGCCTCTTGCCCCTACGTCTTTTCTTTTGCCTGTTCCCTCCTGCTATAACAGTAGGTGCATTCATTTACGAATAGGCCCCCTATGGTTTTCACTCCTGTGATTCTCGCCGGCGGTAAAGGCGAACGATTTTGGCCCCTGAGTCGCCTGGAACGCCCGAAACAATTTCTTTGCCTCGATGGGAGCGATCGCAGCCTCTTGCAAGCCACCGCCGATCGCCTGCTTCCCCTGGCTAACGGCTGGCAGAACCTCTGGGTGATTACCGCTAGCCATCTGGCCGACGGCGTGCGTCAACAGTTGCCAGAACTCCCTGAAGCCAATCTCCTCATTGAACCGGACGGCCGAGACACCGCCCCCGCCGTGGCTTGGACAACCTTAGAAATCAGCCAACGCCATGGCCCCGAGGCGGTGGTGGGCTTTTTCCCCGCCGATCACTGGATTGATCCCCCCGAAGCCTTCCACCACACCCTCCACGCCGCCATTGAGGTGGCCCAACAGCAAGGGGCGATCGTTACCCTAGGGGTTAAACCCAGCTATCCCTCCACGGGCTACGGCTACATCGAACAAGGGGAACCCCAGGGAACTGTTAAAGACTTAGCCGCCTTCCAAGTAGCCCGCTTTACCGAAAAACCCGATCGCCCCACAGCCGAAGACTTTCTGGCCAGCGGACGATTTAGCTGGAATAGTGGCATTTTCATCTTCCAAGCCGGTGTGGCCCTAGCTGAACTGAAACAATACGCCCCAGACCTGATGCAACAGCTTCAGCAAGAGGGTGTTAACGCCTATCCCAACCTCACCAAAATCAGTATCGACTATGCCCTAATGGAGAAAACCCAACGGGCCGCCGTCCTTCCCGTCTCCTTTGGCTGGGACGATCTCGGGGATTGGAACGCCCTTGATCGCCTGCAAGTGGAAAACACCCACCCCGAATCCAGCAACGTCGAACTGGGCCGCCATATCGGGCAAGATAGCCAAAATAGTATTTTCTATAACAGCAATCCGGACGAACTTATTGTCACCATTGGCCTAGAGGATGTGGTCGTCGTTCGCGATGGCAATGCTACCCTCATTGTCAAGAAAGACCGTACCCAGGACATTAAATCAGTTTTAAAAACCCTAAAAGAGGACGTAAACTTACAACAATTCCTCTAACTTCATTCAGGCTCTTCTCAATCTAAAATAACAGTTTAGGATGTGATCATGGCAAATATCAACTCCGATGACATGAACCCCGCGACCCTGTTCGGCTTTGCGCCTGATACGGGCTTCTCGACTTTCGGTCAAGTTCAGGAAGAATCGAACCATCCTGATGTTCTCACCGATGGGGGCGACTTAATTCAGAACCGTAACTATACCCTAATTGTTGATCGCAGCGCTAACATGATTTTGGTCGATCCCACCCATGACATTACCCTTCAGTCTATCCTTGAAGATGCGACTTTAGCGGTGGCCACCCATTGCGAACGGCTAGATCTCAAGGGAATCGACCTCTACTTTTATAACAACAGCTTCCAATACTGCGATCGCGTTACCTCCAGCCGCATTCCAGCCCTCTTTAATCAACATCCTCCCGCCGGCAAACCCCAATTAGCCCCAGTCCTCCAAGATGCCATTAATCGCTATTTTCACCATCGCCGCTATGGGGAAAGCAAACAAAATGGTGAAATCATTTTCGTGTTGCTTGGCAGTCTTCCCGAAGATACGGAAGCCGTTAAAACGACGATTATTTCCGCCTCGAAACGTCTCAGTTGTGAAGAAGAACTCGGCATTCTATTACTACAAGTTGGAACCAATCTCGAACTGCAATCCTTTCTGATTAGCCTAGACGACGAATTAGAAAGCCTCGGGGCCAAATTCGACATTTGCGATGCCGTCACCTTCGATACCATCAACCGTGCCACGCTCTCGGAAGTCCTCCTTGCCGCCATTACTGACTAAGGCCCCAAACTCCTTTAATTGCTCACGGGGAGGAGAATCGTCACCGTGGTTCCCTGGCCACATCCCTCACTGTCTACGAAAATCTTGCCTTTCATTAAAGACACCAGATTAGCGGCGATCGCCAACCCCAAACCGGGGCCGCGACGGCCTTCAGGACAGCCTTCAATTTTAGTAAACGGTTGAAAAAGCTTGTCCTGTTGCTTAGGATCAATGCCAATTCCACTATCGGAAACCGCAATAATTGCCTCTGGCAGTTCGTGATAACTGGTTCGGCCCATGGGGGCACTAATGGCCGTTGAGAGGGTAATGGAGCCTCGTTCCGTGAACTGGATCGCATTCTCAAAGATAATTATCAACACCTGTTTCAGCATCTGGCGATCGGCCGTCACCCGTAATGGGGGCGGAAAATCGCGACGTTCTAGGTCAAGATTCGCCTCCTTCAACGTCGAGCGATGGTCTTCCACCACCTCATCCAAGAGCGTTTGTAAATCCACCGAGGTCAACTCCGGTGTCATCTGGCCCGAATGAATCTGAGTTAAATCGGCAATATCCTCCATCAACTCTAGTAGCCGTGTTCCCAACTTCCGCAACCGATGTAGGTCCTGCTGATCCTGCTGAGAATACTCATGGGGGCGATCGCTCAAGGACTGAATCCGCCTGATGGCTTCTTCAATCGGCCGATGGAACTCCTCAGCCAGATTATGTAAATACAAATCCTTGAGGCGATCCGTTTCCCGCAAGGCCCCATTTTCCTGTTCTAACCGAGCCACAGTGGTTTGAAAGCGCAACGCCAAGCGATTAAAACTCTTGCCCAATACCCCCACCTCTTGCGACGCATCCTCAACCCGTATGGGAGTTGTCATACCTGCCGAACGTCGTCCCAACTGGGCCATAGACTTTGTCAGCCGTCGTAGCGGTTGACTCAGCCAAGCCGCTAATTGCCAACCCATCACCACCGCCGTCACCATGGCAATCAGGCCCAACATGCTGATGATGATTAGATTCAGCCAGATGGGTTGCATTAACTCCGTATTGGCAACGGTGACCACCACTAACCAATCTAACCCCCACTCATCCCGAAAAGGGGTCACTTGCAAAACATAGCGTCGGTTAGCCTGAGAAAAGGCCATAATTTGGGTTCCCTGGAGATTCTGCAAATCGCCAAACCGGTTCAGTAGGGTGTTAGCCGCCGTGCGGATTGTACTGTTGGAACTATTGAGCACATCTATCGATTCAGGGCGATCGCCCTCAGCCCTGACCTCATCCCGCAATTGTTGCGGGGCGGAACTGGCAATGAGATCCCCTTGGCGATCGATAATAAACGCCTGACCCCCCTGCATCAGCGTCAGTTGTCGTAGAAACGAACCGAGGGGGGCAATATCCGTTTCTACCCCCAGGGTTCCCCGTAATTCCCCTGTATTCCCATAAACCGGGGCGATCGCCAGCAAGTTTCCC contains these protein-coding regions:
- a CDS encoding mannose-1-phosphate guanylyltransferase; this translates as MVFTPVILAGGKGERFWPLSRLERPKQFLCLDGSDRSLLQATADRLLPLANGWQNLWVITASHLADGVRQQLPELPEANLLIEPDGRDTAPAVAWTTLEISQRHGPEAVVGFFPADHWIDPPEAFHHTLHAAIEVAQQQGAIVTLGVKPSYPSTGYGYIEQGEPQGTVKDLAAFQVARFTEKPDRPTAEDFLASGRFSWNSGIFIFQAGVALAELKQYAPDLMQQLQQEGVNAYPNLTKISIDYALMEKTQRAAVLPVSFGWDDLGDWNALDRLQVENTHPESSNVELGRHIGQDSQNSIFYNSNPDELIVTIGLEDVVVVRDGNATLIVKKDRTQDIKSVLKTLKEDVNLQQFL
- a CDS encoding HAMP domain-containing histidine kinase, yielding MPVSTVLATPPTLLKLVFFRPTSNRPSPKLSLRTALTTPLVLLLLVFTAAISFSSYRSGQRTVEEFATQLQNEVSRHILQYLSDYLATPRQVSQTNAAALSLDRLSLEDWQVMGTYFWEQMQAFEMQTLFYSEAMEGQLLLSREEDGTARLYRTTQEMNQWDMTPISRQGRFLPESEEIPETLSEILNQVTIQPPSGPLWQHLPSGNLLAIAPVYGNTGELRGTLGVETDIAPLGSFLRQLTLMQGGQAFIIDRQGDLIASSAPQQLRDEVRAEGDRPESIDVLNSSNSTIRTAANTLLNRFGDLQNLQGTQIMAFSQANRRYVLQVTPFRDEWGLDWLVVVTVANTELMQPIWLNLIIISMLGLIAMVTAVVMGWQLAAWLSQPLRRLTKSMAQLGRRSAGMTTPIRVEDASQEVGVLGKSFNRLALRFQTTVARLEQENGALRETDRLKDLYLHNLAEEFHRPIEEAIRRIQSLSDRPHEYSQQDQQDLHRLRKLGTRLLELMEDIADLTQIHSGQMTPELTSVDLQTLLDEVVEDHRSTLKEANLDLERRDFPPPLRVTADRQMLKQVLIIIFENAIQFTERGSITLSTAISAPMGRTSYHELPEAIIAVSDSGIGIDPKQQDKLFQPFTKIEGCPEGRRGPGLGLAIAANLVSLMKGKIFVDSEGCGQGTTVTILLPVSN